In Georgenia soli, a genomic segment contains:
- a CDS encoding EboA domain-containing protein, giving the protein MTEQSPQLLDLLAPDVRDRLAAAVARVEEDPAAVVRLFASAGRKVGRGPTDPDDALGVVHPLVEDVARGELLAAHARAAGDRAAVVETLRDLYDHGDGDERRAVLRALPRLDVGDAAVDLLRDALRTNDVRLVAAAMGPYATAHLDDAAWRHGVLKCLFVGVPLTAVDGLKARRDDELVRMLRAFREERTAAGRDFPADGQALLDAADAPAS; this is encoded by the coding sequence ATGACCGAGCAGTCCCCACAGCTTCTCGACCTGCTGGCGCCGGACGTCCGGGACCGGCTCGCCGCGGCGGTCGCCCGGGTCGAGGAGGACCCGGCCGCCGTCGTCCGGCTCTTCGCCTCCGCCGGCCGCAAGGTCGGCCGCGGGCCCACTGATCCCGACGACGCTCTCGGCGTCGTCCACCCGCTCGTCGAGGACGTCGCCCGCGGCGAGCTGCTCGCGGCCCACGCCCGTGCCGCGGGCGACCGCGCCGCCGTCGTCGAGACGCTGCGCGACCTGTACGACCACGGCGACGGCGACGAGCGCCGCGCCGTCCTGCGGGCGCTCCCCCGCCTCGACGTCGGCGACGCCGCGGTGGACCTGCTCCGCGACGCGCTGCGCACCAACGACGTCCGGCTCGTCGCCGCCGCGATGGGCCCGTACGCGACGGCGCACCTCGACGACGCGGCCTGGCGGCACGGGGTCCTCAAGTGCCTCTTCGTCGGCGTGCCGCTGACGGCCGTGGACGGCCTGAAGGCACGCCGCGACGACGAGCTGGTGCGCATGCTCCGCGCCTTCCGGGAGGAGCGGACCGCCGCCGGGCGCGACTTCCCGGCGGACGGTCAGGCACTCCTCGACGCGGCCGACGCCCCGGCGTCCTGA
- a CDS encoding TatD family hydrolase: protein MRIFDPHIHMTSRTTDDYEAMHAAGVRAVTEPAFWLGQPRTSVASFVDYFDSLLGWERFRAAQFGIVHHATIALNPKEANDPRCREVLKVLPRYLEKDGVVAVGELGFDSMTDEEEDVFVRQLELAGEHDLPALVHTPHRDKAAGTRRTLDVVAKVGLAPERVLVDHLNEPTVQMVADSGCWMGFSIYPDTKMAPDRMVRILQEHGLDRMIVNSAADWGRSDPLTTLRTGEAMLAAGFSDDDVDKVLWRNPVEFYGQSGRLLLAEEDTAPTTGATFEGNSILRGEPLSTGR, encoded by the coding sequence ATGCGCATCTTCGACCCGCACATCCACATGACGTCGCGCACCACCGACGACTACGAGGCCATGCACGCCGCCGGTGTCCGGGCGGTGACCGAGCCGGCGTTCTGGCTGGGCCAGCCCCGTACGTCCGTCGCGTCCTTCGTCGACTACTTCGACAGCCTGCTGGGCTGGGAGCGCTTCCGCGCCGCCCAGTTCGGCATCGTCCACCACGCCACGATCGCGCTGAACCCCAAGGAGGCGAACGACCCGCGCTGCCGCGAGGTCCTCAAGGTCCTCCCCCGGTACCTGGAGAAGGACGGCGTCGTCGCCGTCGGGGAGCTCGGGTTCGACTCGATGACGGACGAGGAGGAGGACGTCTTCGTCCGCCAGCTCGAGCTCGCCGGCGAGCACGACCTCCCGGCGCTGGTCCACACCCCGCACCGCGACAAGGCGGCCGGGACGCGGCGCACGCTCGACGTCGTCGCCAAGGTCGGGCTCGCCCCCGAGCGCGTGCTGGTGGACCACCTCAACGAGCCGACCGTGCAGATGGTCGCCGACTCGGGGTGCTGGATGGGCTTCTCCATCTACCCGGACACCAAGATGGCGCCGGACCGCATGGTCCGGATCCTGCAGGAGCACGGCCTGGACCGGATGATCGTCAACTCCGCCGCGGACTGGGGCCGCAGCGACCCGCTGACCACCCTCAGGACCGGGGAGGCGATGCTCGCGGCCGGCTTCTCCGACGACGACGTCGACAAGGTGCTCTGGCGCAACCCCGTCGAGTTCTACGGCCAGAGCGGCCGGCTCCTCCTCGCCGAGGAGGACACCGCTCCCACGACCGGCGCAACCTTCGAGGGCAACTCGATCCTGCGCGGCGAGCCGCTCTCCACGGGGCGCTGA
- the eboE gene encoding metabolite traffic protein EboE — protein sequence MRLRHPDGSTVHLAYCTNVHPAQDVAGLVDQIDRYCGGVRERLGVDRLGVGLWLPAVAAHALAADADDLARVRTALERAGCEVVTLNAFPYGHFHAPVVKRDVYVPDWTEDARLDYTLACAEVLAALMPDDADRGSISTLPLAWRTPWDDGRRAAARAKLVALDEALADLRRRTGRTVRVALEAEPGCVVETSEQTAAELAGIGEHVGACVDLCHLATEFEDPAEAAATLADAGVPVVKTQVSAALHAEHPAEEATRASLAAFAEDRFLHQTRAQLDGRVERRDDLPEALAGDLPDDGPWRVHFHVPLHAGPEAEGLRSTTDVLEDGLRTLVGGASPLVDHLEVETYTWSVLPEGVRPKTDDDLVAGIAAELSWTAARLETMGVTAR from the coding sequence GTGCGGCTGCGTCATCCCGACGGCTCGACCGTCCACCTCGCGTACTGCACCAACGTCCACCCCGCCCAGGACGTCGCCGGGCTCGTCGACCAGATCGACCGGTACTGCGGCGGCGTCCGCGAGCGCCTGGGCGTCGACCGGCTCGGCGTCGGGCTCTGGCTGCCCGCCGTCGCCGCGCACGCCCTGGCCGCCGACGCCGACGACCTGGCGCGGGTCCGCACGGCGCTCGAGCGGGCCGGCTGCGAGGTCGTCACGCTCAACGCCTTCCCGTACGGGCACTTCCACGCCCCGGTGGTCAAGCGGGACGTCTACGTCCCGGACTGGACCGAGGACGCCCGGCTGGACTACACCCTCGCCTGCGCGGAGGTGCTCGCCGCCCTGATGCCCGACGACGCCGACCGGGGCAGCATCTCCACGCTGCCCCTCGCCTGGCGCACGCCGTGGGACGACGGCCGCCGCGCTGCGGCCCGGGCGAAGCTGGTCGCCCTCGACGAGGCGCTCGCGGACCTGCGCCGTCGCACCGGGCGCACGGTACGGGTGGCCCTCGAGGCCGAGCCGGGCTGCGTCGTCGAGACCTCCGAGCAAACGGCCGCGGAGCTGGCCGGCATCGGCGAGCACGTGGGTGCCTGCGTGGACCTGTGCCACCTGGCCACCGAGTTCGAGGACCCGGCGGAGGCCGCCGCCACGCTGGCCGACGCCGGGGTGCCGGTCGTGAAGACCCAGGTCTCCGCCGCGCTGCACGCCGAGCACCCGGCCGAGGAGGCCACCCGCGCCTCGCTCGCCGCGTTCGCCGAGGACCGGTTCCTGCACCAGACGCGGGCCCAGCTGGACGGCCGGGTCGAGCGCCGCGACGACCTGCCCGAGGCCCTGGCCGGCGACCTGCCCGACGACGGGCCGTGGCGGGTGCACTTCCACGTGCCCCTGCACGCCGGGCCGGAGGCCGAGGGGCTGCGCAGCACCACCGACGTCCTCGAGGACGGCCTGCGCACGCTCGTGGGCGGGGCGTCCCCGCTCGTCGACCACCTCGAGGTCGAGACGTACACGTGGTCCGTGCTGCCCGAGGGCGTACGGCCGAAGACCGACGACGATCTCGTCGCCGGGATCGCCGCCGAGCTGTCCTGGACGGCGGCCCGGCTCGAGACGATGGGAGTGACAGCACGGTGA
- a CDS encoding alkaline phosphatase family protein, which produces MSDKILVLDVVGLTPRALQHMNSLRTVAAAGFQAELGTVLPAVTCSAQSTFLTGLMPRDHGIVGNGWYFRELGEVFLWRQHNKLVGGEKVWETIRRERPDYKVANVGWWYAMGSTTDTTITPRPVYHADGRKDPDCWTWPPELHDELVAELGPFPLFTYWGPTADISSSRWIVAAARRLMPQHDMTLVYVPHLDYDHQRFGPDSPEAVRAAQELDDTLAPLLADARDSGTTVVVLSEYGITPVSRPVDINRALRRAGLLHVHTNATGELLDPWTSRAFAVADHQVAHVYVDDPADRDHVAALLRDLPGVAEVLDDDGKTRYGLDHARAGDLVAVAEADAWFTYYYWLDDDRAPDFARLVEIHKKPGYDPAELFMDPEDRWVKLRAATALARKKAGMRYAMQVVPLDPSPVRGSHGRLPDNPEDAPVLLCSDPAARRESMGATEVRDLILELVGAPVPTH; this is translated from the coding sequence GTGAGCGACAAGATCCTCGTCCTCGACGTCGTCGGCCTGACGCCGCGCGCGCTGCAGCACATGAACAGCCTGCGCACGGTCGCGGCCGCGGGGTTCCAGGCCGAGCTCGGCACGGTCCTGCCGGCCGTGACCTGCTCCGCGCAGTCGACGTTCCTGACCGGGCTCATGCCGCGCGACCACGGGATCGTCGGCAACGGCTGGTACTTCCGCGAGCTCGGCGAGGTCTTCCTCTGGCGCCAGCACAACAAGCTGGTCGGCGGGGAGAAGGTCTGGGAGACGATCCGGCGCGAACGGCCCGACTACAAAGTGGCGAACGTGGGCTGGTGGTACGCCATGGGGTCCACCACCGACACCACCATCACCCCCCGGCCCGTCTACCACGCGGACGGGCGCAAGGACCCGGACTGCTGGACATGGCCGCCGGAGCTGCACGACGAGCTCGTCGCCGAGCTGGGGCCGTTCCCGCTCTTCACGTACTGGGGGCCGACGGCCGACATCAGCAGCTCGAGGTGGATCGTCGCCGCGGCACGCCGGCTCATGCCGCAGCACGACATGACGCTGGTCTACGTGCCGCACCTGGACTACGACCACCAGCGCTTCGGCCCGGACTCCCCCGAGGCGGTGCGGGCGGCGCAGGAGCTCGACGACACCCTCGCCCCGCTCCTCGCCGACGCGCGGGACTCCGGCACGACCGTCGTCGTCCTGTCCGAGTACGGGATCACGCCGGTCTCCCGTCCGGTCGACATCAACCGGGCCCTGCGCCGGGCCGGCCTGCTCCACGTCCACACGAACGCGACCGGCGAGCTGCTGGACCCGTGGACGTCGCGCGCCTTCGCCGTCGCCGACCACCAGGTGGCCCACGTCTACGTCGACGACCCGGCGGACCGGGACCACGTGGCCGCGCTCCTGCGGGACCTGCCCGGGGTGGCCGAGGTGCTCGACGACGACGGGAAAACTCGGTACGGGCTGGACCACGCGCGGGCCGGCGACCTCGTCGCCGTCGCGGAGGCGGACGCGTGGTTCACCTACTACTACTGGCTCGACGACGACCGGGCACCCGACTTCGCCCGGCTGGTCGAGATCCACAAGAAGCCCGGCTACGACCCGGCCGAGCTGTTCATGGACCCCGAGGACCGTTGGGTCAAGCTCCGCGCCGCCACGGCCCTGGCCCGGAAGAAGGCGGGGATGCGCTACGCGATGCAGGTCGTCCCGCTCGACCCCTCGCCGGTCCGGGGCAGCCACGGGCGGCTGCCGGACAACCCGGAGGACGCCCCCGTCCTGCTGTGCTCCGACCCGGCCGCGCGCCGCGAGAGCATGGGCGCGACCGAGGTGCGGGACCTCATCCTCGAGCTCGTCGGGGCGCCGGTCCCGACGCACTGA
- a CDS encoding sugar phosphate isomerase/epimerase family protein translates to MTLTTKTRRKTLLGMAGTVAMAAGLLAAPASAATNGNANENANDAAKCAGRSVPVSKISFQMYSYNNWGRQVGTETLLAELAEVGYKNIEPFGGTFSGKSADEVNALLDEYGLKAPTSHGSTNEATWPTTLEYYKEVGQRYVGSGGFASPGIRSYEDTLATAETLNRLGEASVKNGTGKIYGHNHQSEFTTKYTDPETGEVKSAWQILVENTDSRYVTFQLDIYWAEMAGIDTASLLEQYGDRIELLHIKDGGLTGENRGKQTNVGDGEIDWAPILKAAQGKVKYYVIEMDGAPNSIDFAEESFDFLTCFNF, encoded by the coding sequence GTGACCCTGACCACCAAGACCCGCCGCAAGACCCTGCTCGGCATGGCCGGCACCGTCGCCATGGCCGCCGGCCTGCTCGCGGCGCCCGCCTCGGCGGCCACGAACGGCAACGCCAACGAGAACGCCAACGACGCGGCGAAGTGCGCCGGCCGCAGCGTCCCGGTCAGCAAGATCTCGTTCCAGATGTACAGCTACAACAACTGGGGCCGCCAGGTCGGCACCGAGACCCTGCTGGCCGAGCTCGCCGAGGTCGGCTACAAGAACATCGAGCCGTTCGGCGGCACCTTCTCCGGCAAGAGCGCCGACGAGGTCAACGCCCTGCTGGACGAGTACGGCCTCAAGGCGCCGACCTCCCACGGCAGCACGAACGAGGCCACCTGGCCGACCACCCTCGAGTACTACAAGGAGGTCGGGCAGCGGTACGTCGGCTCCGGCGGGTTCGCCTCGCCGGGCATCCGCTCGTACGAGGACACGCTCGCCACCGCCGAGACGCTCAACCGCCTCGGCGAGGCGTCGGTCAAGAACGGCACGGGCAAGATCTACGGCCACAACCACCAGAGCGAGTTCACCACCAAGTACACCGACCCGGAGACCGGCGAGGTGAAGTCCGCGTGGCAGATCCTCGTCGAGAACACCGACTCGCGGTACGTGACCTTCCAGCTCGACATCTACTGGGCCGAGATGGCCGGCATCGACACGGCCTCGCTGCTCGAGCAGTACGGCGACCGCATCGAGCTGCTCCACATCAAGGACGGCGGCCTGACCGGTGAGAACCGGGGCAAGCAGACCAACGTCGGCGACGGTGAGATCGACTGGGCCCCGATCCTGAAGGCCGCGCAGGGCAAGGTGAAGTACTACGTCATCGAGATGGACGGTGCTCCCAACAGCATCGACTTCGCCGAGGAGAGCTTCGACTTCCTCACCTGCTTCAACTTCTGA